From the genome of Carnobacterium viridans:
GCAGCAAAACCAGAAATACCGATCTCGTTGATCGTCCCTTCTGCTCCTCCAGCAAGAATCACGTCTGAGTAACCATGCTTAATATTACGGTAAGCTTCTCCAATTGAATTATTTCCAGAAGCACAAGCGGTTACGATAGACGTATTGATTCCTTTAGTCCCAATAGCGATCGAAATATTTCCAGCGGCCATATTTCCGATTGCCATCGGTACAAAGAAAGGGGCTACACGTTGAGGTCCTTTTGTATTCATCTTAATGATTTGCTCTTGCATAGCGTTCAATCCGCCGATACCAGAACCAACAATGACACCAAAACGATTCATATCTGTTTTTTCACGATCAATGCCGCTTTCTTCTACAGCTTGTACAGCTGCTGCGACACCATATCTTGAAAATTCGTCCATACGTTTTGAAATTTTACGTTGCATATAATTTGTTGCATCAAAGTCTTTCAATTCACCAGCAACAGTAATACCTGTCTCTGTTGCATCAAATTTGGTGATAGGAGCAATCCCGTTTTTTCCAGCTTTAAGCCCATTCCAAAATTCATCAACCGTATTTCCTAAAGGTGTCACAGCACCCATTCCAGTAATTACTACACGATTCGTCATTATTTTTCCTCCTTGTTAACCATTCATAACCATTCCGCCATCTACATTGATGACTTGACCTGTAATGTATTTATTTTCACTTAAGAACACTGCTGTTCTCGCAACATCTTCTACGTTGCCTAAATGTTTCAAAGGTATCTGACTAACCGCTTGTTCCTTCATCTTATCAGATAATACATCGGTCATTTCCGTGTCAATAAAACCTGGAGCGATAGCATTTACGGTAATTCCTCTAGCAGCTAATTCTCTTGCAGCAGATTTTGTTAACCCTACAACACCAGCTTTACTTGCAGCATAGTTTGCTTGTCCAACGTTTCCAACAAGTCCAACTACGCTTGCCATGTTAATAATCGTTCCGCTTTTTTGTTTTAACATAACTTTTGATGCATGACGAATCGTATTAAATGTTCCTTTTAAGTTAACAGAAATCGTTTGGTCAAAGTCTTCTTCTGACATTCTCATTAAAAGCATATCGTTTGTGATACCAGCATTGTTTACTAAGATATCAACGCTTCCAAAAACTTCTTTTGCTTCTTCAATCAGTTGTTTAGCAAAATCAAAATCACTGACGTCACCTAAAATAGTATGCGTTTTAACACCGTAACCTTCAATTTCGCTAATCAATTCTTCAGAGATAGGTTTGCGTCCATTTAATACAACGTTTGCTCCAGCCTTTGCAAATTCTATAGCCACAGCTTTTCCAATACCTCTTGAACTACCTGTAACAATAACGGTTTGATTTTTTAAAGTCATGTGCTCATTCCTTTTAATATACTAGGCTGGAGCGTTCAGCTCAGCCAGTTTAGCTAGCGTTTTTTCTAAAGAGTTTTCGTTTTCAACGTTTAAAATAGTCACTGTTTTATCGATTTTCTTAATAAAGCTACTTAATGTCTTACCAGGTCCTATTTCAATAAAGGTATCAACGCCCATATCAATCATCGTTCTTATACTGTCTTCCCAGTAAACAGGAGACATCACTTGTTTCACCATCATTGTTTTTATTTGCTCTTTATCTTCAAAAACTTTAGCAATGGTGTTGCTAATGACAGGCAGTACAGAATCATGAATCGAAACGGATTTAAGCGCTTCTTCCAACTGAATCGAGGCAGGCTCTAATAGCTGTGTATGAAAAGGTCCACTGACTTGTAAAGGAACCACTCGTTTCGCTCCTCTTTCAAGAAGAAGTTCTCCTGCCTTTTCTACAGCTGCTTTAAGACCAGCAATAGCGATCTGTCCAGGCATATTATAGTTAGCAGGAGAAACAATACCAAGCACACTCGCTTCATTACAAGATTCAAGAATAGTTTGTCGATCCGATCCCATGATGGCACTCATCGCACCTTTACCGAGTGGAACAGCATCAGTCATGTATTGCCCTCTTTTTTTAACCAACTTAACGGCATCTTCAAAAGATAGGACATTTGCTTTTACAAACGCGCTGTACTCTCCTAGACTTAAACCAGCTACAACATCAGGATGGATTCCTTTTTCTTTTAACAATGCATCAATAGCCAAACTTACAGTAAGGATAGCAGGTTGAGTATAAGTTGTTTGATTCAGCAAGTCATTTTCTTTAAAGCACAGCTCAGCCATATCGATATTTAAAGATTGTTCAGCTTGATCAAAAACTTCTCGAACGACACTATACTTTTCATACAAGTCTTGCCCCATACCAAAGTATTGAGCGCCTTGTCCACTATACACAAAGGCAGTTTTCATAAGGTCTCTTCTCCTTTAATACTGTAATTTGTCTATAAAAAAATCATCCATGCCACATACATTCAATCAATAAGAGAAATAATCAAAAAAAAACTAGAAAAACTATCTGAAGCGAAAAGACCTCCTTTTAGCTTTCTAGTTATTTTTTTACCTAAGTTCACCTTATTTTAAAATGAGGTTGGCTTGTTCTTTTATTACTTCTTGATATTCATGCATTAATTCTTGGATGATTTCATGACTACTTTGTTCTTTATTAACTAATCCAGCACTTTGACCAGACATAAATGATCCAGTTTCCTTATCGCCATCTATGACAGCTCGTTTCAAAGCACCTTTTCCAAGTTCTTCTAAACGATTGAAATCTGGTTTTTCATCACTTGTGATGTCTTTTTCAACTTTTAAGTATTGACGAGTTAATTTGTTGCGTAGGACACGTACTGGATGACCAGTGATTTGACCAGTAACTACAGTATCAATATCTTTTGCTTTTAATATGGCATCTTTAAAGTTTTGATGAACAGTACTTTCATATGCAACAACAAAACGTGTTCCTAATTGGACAGCTGAAGCGCCTAACATAAATGCAGCTGCAACACCTCGTCCATCAGCAATACCTCCTGCTGCAATAACTGGTACAGAGACACTGTCAACCACTTGTGGTACTAAGTTCATGGTCGTCGTTTTACCAATATGACCACCAGCTTCCATACCTTCACAAATAATTGCATCTGCTCCTTCATTTACCATGCGTCGTGCTAAAGCAACTGAAGCAACTACTGGAATAACTACTGTACCCGCATCTTTAAATTGATTCATATATCTTCCAGGGCTACCAGCACCAGTCGTTACAACTTTTATGTGTTCTTCACAAACAACTTTTACAACATCATCTACGTTAGGTGATGTTAATAGTACGTTGATACCGAAAGGTTTGTCTGTTAAACTTTTTGTTTCTCTAATCAGTTCTCGCACAATTTCACCTGAAGCATATCCACAAGCCAATATTCCTAGACCGCCAGCATTTGAAACTGCACTCACTAAACTAGGATTAGCAACCCAAGACATTGCGCCTTGTATAATAGGGTATTTAATTCCAAGTTTTTCAATTAATTCAGACTGCATACAGTACCTGCTTTCTTATGGGTGTTTATTTTTTAGCTAATTCAACTTCAACAAAAGTTACGATATCTTGAACAGTTGTTAAACCTTCTTCAGATTCAATTTTAATATCAAATTCGTCTTCAATATCATTGATAATTTGGAATAAGTCTAAGCTGTCTGCTTCTAAATCTTCACGGAAGTTTGTTTCTAATTGTACTTCTTCTTCCTCTTTGTCTAATTGGTCCACGATGATTGCTTGAATTTTTTCGAATGTCATTTTGTAATTCCTCCATTATAGTTGTTTTTATTTTTGCTTATTTTTTTAAGCCTATGCGGGCTAGTATAACCTCTTTAAAGTTGAATAAGCATGGAGCCCCATGTGAGTCCTCCACCAAATCCAGTAAGAACGATTTTTTTCTTGCTTCCCAAAACCAAATCTCCATTTGTCAAAAGTTCATCTAACAAGATTGGAATACTTGCAGCAGAAGTATTGCCATATTTAGCAATATTTGTTGCGAATAGTTCAACTGGTATTTTTAGTTTTTTTGCAATAGCTTGTAAAATACGGTAATTTGCTTGATGAGCAACAATACAGTCTACCTCTCCAAGAGTATAATTGGAAGATTCTACAACCGTTCGAATACTTTCAGGAACACTTCGAATAGCAAAATCGAAAATTGATCTTCCGTCCATTTGAAGAAATCTATTTTCAAGATTTTCTTTTGTATGGAAATTTGTAACCAAGTGACTGCCAGCTGTAAGAGACTCACCACGACTTCCGTCTGAATGGATATCTTCTCCTAAAAAGCTGTTTTCTGTTTCCGTTGCGCTTAGCAATATGCCTCCAGCACCATCACCGAACAGAACTGCTGTACTTCGATCCTGCCAATCAATAATTTTTGACATGACTTCTCCGCCAAGAATTAATCCATATTGGAAAGTACCGCTTTGAATCAACTTCTCACCGATCGATAAAGCATAAATGAAACCAGAACATGCTGCATTCACGTCAAAAGCCATGATAGGTTTTGCGCCTATATAATCTTGTACTAAACAAGCAGTTGAAGGACTTAACCCATCTGGGGTCATTGTCGCTACAATAATAAAATCTATTTCTTTAGCAGAAATACCTGTTTTTTCAAGAATGTCCATTGCGGCTTTACCACAAAGTACTGAAGTATTTTCACCCTCACTAATGTGACGCGTTTCTATGCCTGTACGAGTTCTAATCCATTCATCATTGGTATCCATCATTTTTTCTAGCATCGCATTTGAAACTACTTTATGTGGAACATAACTTCCAGCACCCATAATTTTTGCCTTCATTAGAATTCAACTCTGTTCTTATAAATTATTTTTTGTGCGGTCTAAGAAAATATGAAGATTCTCTAAGCCTTTGATCAACATTTCTGCATCTTCTCGGTTCAAGCCTTCTAACGTTTCTTTAACCATATCTCGATGAAACTTGTCATGAAGTCGATAAAGCAATCGACCTTTTTTCGTTAAGCCCAATTTAACGACTCTGCGATCATTATCATTTCGTATGCGTTCAACGTATCCTTTTTTCACTAAGTTATTAACAGAAACGGTTAATGTCCCTACAGTAACCGAAAGTTTTTTTGAAACTTCCGTTGTCGTATGAACACCATACATGCCAATAGCTTCAATCGTATGCATTTCTTTTATTGAGATATCTTTAAATGTGCTGCTTTGAAGAGCACCTTCTTCAATTATCAGAATTTCATTAAATATTGTTACCAAGTAAGAATTAATTTCAGGAATTAATTCGTCCACACCAACTCCTCCGTTCTTCCAAATTAGCAATTAACTTAATTACTTTGAACATCAAATTGTTTGACCATCAAACTATATTATTTTTTAGTGAATGTGTCAAGATTAATTATAGTATTATTTTTGTCTTATCGATTAAAACCTTTTAATACCAATGTTTATAAGCGTTAATTTTATTTTGATTATCAAAGTAATTCTCCAAAAAAACAAAAAAAACCTCTTTTAAGAAATCATAGAAAATCTTTATTATTAAATCATCTCAAAAGAATTCAAAACAAAAAGGCTCTATACTTTTTAGTGTTGATAGCTTAGTTAAATTAAGAACACGAAATTTCTGGAGGAATAGGGTTTGCTTGTAGCCATGAAAAGAATTCAATGCGAATTACAAAGCGTTGACGCTTCAGCGCTTACGCTTTGTTTAAGGCTTGAAAGTCTGAAGACTATGAACTTTAGGCTTCAGGCGGTTCCATGGCTCTCCACAAGCAAACCCGTCTATTCCAGAAGAAATTTTATTTTCTTCTATCAACACTATTTCCTAGGTGTAGTCAACAAAAAAAGAGTTGAGACACGTTGTCTCAACTCTTTTTTTGCTTTTGTTATTCTATTTCACTAGATACAAATTCTTCGATATCTTTAAAGTTAACAATGGTTTTGCTTTCCATTATGTCCTTCATTTTATGAGAAGAATTATCCCAATAGATTTCTACAACGGCACTATTATTTAATAATTTAATAATTGTTCCGGCCATTTTTTCATCTCGGAATGAAAAGATAATTCTATCTCCTACATCTGGTCTAAATGAAGCTTTTATTTCGTCAATTATAACGATTGCTTCGTCATATGGTACGCCTAAAAGGGTGGCAATTCTTGATTTGCTGGCACCTTTTCGAAGTTCAACTTCAACTAAAGATTGAATTTCTTCGGTAATAACTTTCCCCATGTAAATCCCCTCATTTCTTTGGTTCTTAATTTGAGCGTATTCCAGTAAATTGTTCTGCTAAAAATGATTATACCATATTTCAGCAATAAAATGAAGCACTAGTACGCAAGAGTCTTTACATTTGATAGTACCCCTTGAAAATTCTATTCTAGTTTTGCGTTAGTAACCTGCTATTTTTATTTAAATGAACTAGCATGGTATCCTACTTTTTTTAATAATTCAGTTAAAGTAGTTAGTTCTTCTTCATTGAGCACATCAAACATACTAGAAATCAACTCTTCGTGTTTTGGAAAAGCATTTTCCATAAAAGCAGTTCCTTTTTCAGATATGGCAATGTTTGTTACACGTCGATCTTTGGCTGAAGGACAGCGTTGTATAAAACCTTTATTTTCTAACTTGTCTACAACATACGTAATACTACTACTGGCTAATAATATTTTTTTTCCAATATATTGAATTGGCTGATCTCCTTTACTATAAAGAAGCTCCAAAACTGAAAATTCGGTCGGATTTAATCCATATTTTATCATATCTTTTTTTATAACATCTAGAACACTTGAAGAAGATTTTAACAATACGGTTAACGCTTTTAGTGCTTTAGTTGAGTCTTCCATTTTATCGGATCACCTTCCATTTTGAACTTATCTTTAAATACTTTTATTAGGACTAGAATTATCTTTAATTCGAGATAAATATACCATTAAAAATATGGGATTGTCAATCTATATAGCTACACGTTGAGGGGTAGTTGGATAAAGGATTAAATACGACTAACAAAACGTTAACGTTTTGTTAGAGGCTTGAACGTCTGAAGACTATGGCTCTCCACAAGCACTTCCGTCTACTCCAGAAGAAATTTTATTTTATCCACCAACATCATTGGTTAAAGAACGTAAAAAAGAAGAACATCCTAGAAATCAGGACGTCCTTCTTAAATCTTATAGCATGGTTCTAGTGAATCTCTGATATCAACTTCTACAAAGGTTGATCGTTTCAATTCATTTAAACTAGAACTACATGCTGATTATATTAGCGCTCATTCATCTAGTATTTCTGATTGGTTTTCATTTAGAAAGGTCATACATTAGCAATCAACTAAATAAATGAGCTTGGACAAGATAGCTTTACTCGACTATTTGTCCTCGAAGCTACTTTCACTAGCTTCTATAAAGAGTGGCATGCTCTCTTTATATACATGTCTCTCTTTACATATTGAATATACCATGTAAACGCTAACATGTCAATTGATGAAGCCTAAAATTTAGGCAATAAAAAGAGCCTCTTATTAGAGACTCTCTTTTCATTTTGTAGCTAGTTCCCATCTTTGCTTCTATTTTTCTATACTTTAACTATTAAATTGTATTGTGCACATGAACTCTACTTCCTTCATGTGGGGTTTGGATACTTCAGTCTTGACTTATTCTATTTCAGGAACTTAGCCACTCTATGAAGTTGAGTTAATAGCAGTGAATCTACTATTAACTTTAGAGTCGATAATTCATTGACTCTAATAAAGAAGACATTGTACCTTGTCCTTCTTTACACCATTATATTAACAAGAAAACGCTTTAATTTCAACTTTAAAGATTGGAAATTTACTATTTAAAAAGTATGAATTTGGACTCGGATTTAGGCCTTATTTCTTAAAGGTTGTAGCGCTGTTGACCATGCAACAACTTGGTCTAATAAAGTGTTTACTGAAGCTACATGCAAATCAGCTGGTTTGAATTCATTCATATTTACAAAATCAGTGAATAAAGACATTGCTGGGTGTGTACGAACGCTTGCAACTTGTAGTTCAGCTAAAACAACTCGTAAAGCCTCAGCAGCTCTTACTCCACCAGATGAACCATAACTAACGATTCCTGCCGCTTTATTGTTCCATTCAGGATAAAGATAATCAATTGCATTTTTTAACGCCGATGTAATACCGTGATTGTATTCAGGAGTAATAAAGACATAACCATCTAACTCAGCTATTTTTTTAGACCATGGAATGGCTTCTGGTGTAACATAGTTTTGACTATATGCTGCAGAAATCGGTTCATTGTATAAAGGCAGATTGTATTCTGCAATGTCTACAATTTCATATTCTGCATCTCCGCGTTTGTCAGCTAATTCTTTTACCCATTGAGCGACTTGCAAGCTATTCCGTCCTGGACGCGTACTACCTGTAATGATTCCAATTTTTGTCATTTACTTCTTCCTCCTTGTTTTTTAGCTTAGCAGCTTACTTAGCAATAAATCAATACAATTACTTTACTAACTTAAAGTGACTATAGTACAAACTGTTTTATTCGGCAACTAATTTGATTTAATCGAAATCATTTTAGATGAATTATTTTCTTCTTAATCCCTAAAGAACTATTATAAATCTGAAGGAGTAATAATACCTAAAGGAGATTCTGATACTTTACCGTTTTCTGTTATAAGTAAAGCATCCAAACGTCGATCATTTTTTAATAGATCTGCCGCAATCTCAACAGACATATTTTTTTTGATAAATAAATAATTATTTTTTCTTGTATCTTCTAAAACAATCTCTTCCACCATCGTTTTTTTCAAATAAATCGTTTCGTCTTCTAATTGATTCGCTAGCCACAATGTAATTCCTTTTCCGTTAATAAACCAATCAATTTCTTGTCTTTATACACCGGAAAATGAGTGAATTTTCTTTCACTAATGGTTTTTAACACTTGTGTAAATAAATTATCGAAATTAAACTGAACGACATCACGTTTAAATAATGGATAAACTTTTTCAGGACTTTTTATTTCATCTTCAATTTGTTCAATGTGTTTGACTACTTTATCTGTCGGTTGAGCAATATAACTATTTGGAATTAATTTTTTGTGTACCATAACATTTCTAAGATCGGCAAAAATTTGTAGATCATTCTTATATTTTTTTACGGCAGGATTGCGGTATTCATTTTCATCTAATAAACGGTAAAAAGGCTTTTTATATTCTTTTTCATTATCTGAAAAGCTTAAGAAATTATGGATACGATTAAAACTCGCAATAAAGCGTTCTGCATTATTCATTTTGTACTCCTCTCAGGATTTACTTACACGTTAAATTTACTTTGAACTTTTTTGATACATGGTAAAGAATTCACGCCCATATAAGACAAATGAGAGTGTTAAGAAAAAACCAGTAATCAACATTAAGCTATTTGCAGTCGTTGCTTGGATACTAGGAAATGCCACTAAAAATGTCATACACGCATAGAATACTGCAGTAGATACTTTCCCAAACCATTTAGCACCATCAAGTTTCTTACCTTGTCGATAAAGTAAAAAATCATTTACAGCCATAAATAATTCTTTTGCTACAAACAAGGCAATAATGATCCACATTTTTTTATAGTGAACGAATAAACAAATAATGACGGCTATTTGAGTAAGCTTATCAGCAATCGGGTCGAGTAATTTTCCTAATTCTGTGATTTGATTAAATTTTCGAGCAATGTATCCATCTAGTAAGTCCGTCAATCCTGAAAAAACAATGATTATTCCAGCAATATAATAATCGCCTATACCTGTAGCTGTCAAGTACTGCACCATAAAGACTGGGATGAGCAATAGACGAACATACGATAAAATGTTGGGAAGAGTGAGAAAGTCTTTTGTTTGTAGTTTCATTTAACATCACCTCTCGCATAGCATAACTGCTTATGTATTATGTTAATCCTACCACTTTTATTGCTGCTTAGACCACTTTTATGAATGGTTTCAAAAAAAATTCTAGTCAATAAAAATAAGAGCCTGATGAAATGCTCTATTTTTGCATTTCATCGGGCTCTTTTGGTTTAAAAGCAGTATACTATTTTTCTTCGAAATCAAACTTGTCAATTGTGTAAACTAAATTATTGATATCAGAAGTACTGAAAAATGCATCTTCATTTTCAGGTGGAATATCTAAGTAAATCGGCATCGCAGTATCCGGTTCTAATACTCCAAAAGATTCTTCTGTTAGATAGAAAGGTGCTTTATCTAATATAACAGCGCCATCGACTGTACTAAAACTTATCGTGATATTGATATTTGTCATGGCTACATCCATTCTGTTAACGATAATAAATATAGCTTGCATCCCTCCAGTTTCATCTAAATACATACCAGTGAAATGTATGGCTACATCATTTTCAATACCAATATCTTCTGATTCTGCCATTCTCATTTCTATTTCTTGTAATACAGAATCACTTTCAAGCGTTAAACCTTGGTCTAACTCCATTTTTTGAGGTACAAGTGGAATAGACATATCTGTAGTTGTTTCACCTGTTGCACTAGAATCTACCATAGATTCTTTTGTAGTAATAATACTTGATTGAGAACTAGCAACTGCCGAAGACTCTGAGGACATTTCGGAACTCATCATACTTTCACTCGTTGCTATCGAACTTGCTTCACTAGAAGATGTTGTTTCGCTACCTCCCCCAATAAAATCACAACCTGCCAACAAAACAACTGCTCCAAAAAGCGTTATTATTTTTTTCATTTTAATCATCCTTCCCCTTTTTTAACCCTACTACCCTATAGTACTAATTATTTCGAACTCTTTTACTCTTCAAAATTAAATTCATCCAACTTAATTGAAAGATTCTCATTTGTAATAGAAAAAAATAAATCTGTTTTCCCCTTTGGAACTGTCATCGTTAAAGGGAGAACGGTATTTGGTTTTAGCGGACCAAATATATCTTCTCTCAAAATAACAGCTTCTTTATCCCAAACCATTTCCCCATCTTTATTTCCGTAACTCAGTTGATAACGGATATTTTTCATCTCAATATCCGTTTTATTAATAACAAAAAAGTAAGCCGCTGTGTCTCCTTCAGTATTATCATACAATCCAGAATACATAACTGTCACATCATTATTAAATCCCATATCCGGATGTTCCGTTACGAGTTGTTGAAATTCAGCCATCAAGGGATTATTATCAAACGTTTGACCATTGTCAGTGTTTTGTTTCGGAATGACAAGACTCAATTCATCTTTGCTTGTTTCAACAGCTGATTCCTCAGATTGGGTTGATTGATCTGACTTACCAGCATGTGTATAATCAAATACGTGTATTTCTTCTACCAATTGACTTGTGTTCATCCCTTTTAAGAGTGCTTCCTTAGAGGAATCAATCATTAGATACATTGGCATAACAGTGTTCGGTTCTAGCGTACCAAAACTATCTCCCTTTAATGTAAACGACTGCTTATCAAAAATCAATTCACTATCTGATTTACCAAATGTGTACGTAAAATGAATATCTTTCATAGCGCTAGTTGTTCGATTGATAATAAAAAATATTCCTGCAAGATTGGGTGATTCCCCATATGTTTCTCCTGTATAGATAATAGTTACGTCATTTTCATAACCCATATTCGGATTTTCTTTTACATAATCCTCTAACATACCTAATGTAGCATCTGTTTCAACAGTTAACCCTTTACTGATTTCAGCATCTTGCGGAACTAAGGTTAATCCAATCGAACTCTTTTTATCCGTTGAATCTGATGAGGTTTGCTCGGACAGAAACTCTTCATTGTCTTCAACAGAGCTTTCAATTACAGCTGAATTTCCTCCACTAGAAGCAGTTGATTGAGTGCTTTCACTGCTTACAGAATTAGACATAATTTCTTCTGTTAATTTATCTGCCAATTGACCAACATCGCATCCAACCAAAACAACAACTAAAATGAGTAGAAATCCCAACTTTTTCATTTTTTCTCTACTCCTTTCTTAAGTACCGAGTAGCATCAAGAAATGATTTTTAGCTAATTAACCTTTTCCTCCATTCTTTTTAAATTTTAAAGCTAACAGATGTGTATTTTTTATAAATACCTCTTTGTAGACTTTTATGCTTAATTTTATTGTATCCTATCTTTCTTTGATAACAAAAAGATATACTCCTAAATAGCATGATTATTTTCAGACTATTCAAACATTTTACTATTGAGCAAAAAAGACTAGCAAAGAAATGACTGTTCACAACATTCATTCCTTGCTAGTCTTTTAAATTTATCTTCAGGATGTTCTATTTAAAATAAACCTGTTTAGTTAAGATTCTTTTAAAAGTCGACATCATCTAATTGTTTGCCTTCATAATCCTCATTATACTGATTGTCACCTTTTTTGCGTTCAGTATTGTACACATCGCTATCCGTTAACGAGCGATAAAAGACCTGTTGAGAAGTAACTCTATACGGTTCGATGAAAAAAGAAATTAGAATAACAAATAGCAAGATAGCTAAAAATGCCAGAAGGAAACCTAAAATAACAAAGATTCCCTCATTAGGACTTGCTTCCAGTCTTGCTGTGATTGTTTGAATACTTCCTAATGTAAATAAACCAAAAAGAACAAACGGTACAATGTACCACAAAAGGAATGAAAGTTGTAATAAGAAAAATTTCCATTTATTTCCTTTCATCATTTCTCGACTTTGATCTAATGCCTCCATAATACTAATAGAAGGATTATCTTTCATTAAGTTCAACGCTTGGCTGTAGCTATAACTTTTAATAATACCTGGTATGATAAATAATAATGACCATAGCATAATCAAAATAGTGGTTACAATAATCAAACCGGTTGTTTTAAAGATACGTTCTTTTTTAAATGTTTGAAACATACCTTCGATAGTCAATTTTGCTCCATCCACCATATCTAAAATATTCCAAGCATAACCAGCATTCAACAATCCAGAAACGAAGCTGACTAATATACTAACAAGTGACGTTAATAAACTAGCTGTAATAGTAGGTTCAACAGCCATTGTTGAATTATCTAAATTACCTTGCATGACAGAATCAATCATTGTAAAAGAGCTTCCAGAACCAATCAAAGTAAAAATACCTTGGCTGATGGCGCCTGTCAAAACAGAAATAATAATTAAATTTAAAATAGCAACTTTCCAATTTCCTTTTAATAATTTCTTTGCGGTTCTTTTTATTTCACGTCTTTCCATTATTTTTCCTCCTTTTTACCTATGTAATAACAATCTTATCATAACTGAAACTTTATTTCTTCACAATTATTAACCTTTAGATAATTGTCTTTATTCATTTCCAGAGAGTGAGATAAAAAGCGTTTAAACCTGAATCGCTGGAGCGAATAGTCGTAAATAAAGAAGAGGCTGGGATAAAAACCCAGCCTCTTCTTTATTTACATCTGTTCATTACAAAAATTCTAAATAAAAACTTATACTATTCTTAAAGAGTCCATTTTTCGTAGTCTTCAGTCTCCATTGACTCAACCATGCCAAGCAGATATCCATTCCCGACTTGTGAGAAAAAGTCATGGTTAGATGTACCCGTAGAAATCCCGTTCATAATAACTGGATCTACATCGTTAGCTGTATCCGGAAATAACGGATCAAATCCAAGATTTTGCAATGCTTTATTTGCATTGTATCTAAGAAAGACTTTCACACGTTCTGTCCATCCAATTTCATCATACAAATATTCTGCATACTTCACTTCATTTTGATACAGTTTAAAAAGCAATTCATATGTCCAATTTTTTATTTCTTCTTTTTCAT
Proteins encoded in this window:
- a CDS encoding CBS domain-containing protein; its protein translation is MNNAERFIASFNRIHNFLSFSDNEKEYKKPFYRLLDENEYRNPAVKKYKNDLQIFADLRNVMVHKKLIPNSYIAQPTDKVVKHIEQIEDEIKSPEKVYPLFKRDVVQFNFDNLFTQVLKTISERKFTHFPVYKDKKLIGLLTEKELHCG
- a CDS encoding lipoprotein, translating into MKKIITLFGAVVLLAGCDFIGGGSETTSSSEASSIATSESMMSSEMSSESSAVASSQSSIITTKESMVDSSATGETTTDMSIPLVPQKMELDQGLTLESDSVLQEIEMRMAESEDIGIENDVAIHFTGMYLDETGGMQAIFIIVNRMDVAMTNINITISFSTVDGAVILDKAPFYLTEESFGVLEPDTAMPIYLDIPPENEDAFFSTSDINNLVYTIDKFDFEEK
- a CDS encoding NADPH-dependent FMN reductase; this translates as MTKIGIITGSTRPGRNSLQVAQWVKELADKRGDAEYEIVDIAEYNLPLYNEPISAAYSQNYVTPEAIPWSKKIAELDGYVFITPEYNHGITSALKNAIDYLYPEWNNKAAGIVSYGSSGGVRAAEALRVVLAELQVASVRTHPAMSLFTDFVNMNEFKPADLHVASVNTLLDQVVAWSTALQPLRNKA
- a CDS encoding CBS domain-containing protein, yielding MWLANQLEDETIYLKKTMVEEIVLEDTRKNNYLFIKKNMSVEIAADLLKNDRRLDALLITENGKVSESPLGIITPSDL
- a CDS encoding CDP-alcohol phosphatidyltransferase family protein, which encodes MKLQTKDFLTLPNILSYVRLLLIPVFMVQYLTATGIGDYYIAGIIIVFSGLTDLLDGYIARKFNQITELGKLLDPIADKLTQIAVIICLFVHYKKMWIIIALFVAKELFMAVNDFLLYRQGKKLDGAKWFGKVSTAVFYACMTFLVAFPSIQATTANSLMLITGFFLTLSFVLYGREFFTMYQKSSK
- a CDS encoding DUF975 family protein, encoding MERREIKRTAKKLLKGNWKVAILNLIIISVLTGAISQGIFTLIGSGSSFTMIDSVMQGNLDNSTMAVEPTITASLLTSLVSILVSFVSGLLNAGYAWNILDMVDGAKLTIEGMFQTFKKERIFKTTGLIIVTTILIMLWSLLFIIPGIIKSYSYSQALNLMKDNPSISIMEALDQSREMMKGNKWKFFLLQLSFLLWYIVPFVLFGLFTLGSIQTITARLEASPNEGIFVILGFLLAFLAILLFVILISFFIEPYRVTSQQVFYRSLTDSDVYNTERKKGDNQYNEDYEGKQLDDVDF